The following coding sequences are from one Oscillospiraceae bacterium window:
- a CDS encoding AraC family transcriptional regulator, with protein sequence MDTNSNPSQEKIDAVTRMQHYISEHIQEPITQYKLAQAAGYSEYYAARIFKELTGKPPFEYIRRLRLSQSAIVLRNGKAKIIDVAFDYVFDSHEGFTRAFTKEFGISPKEYSNNPKPLRLFMPSNLNDFYLLKNNRNEGKLMSQTSNAIFVQIVDRPARKVIMKRGKTATHYFEFCEEVGCDIWGILCGIKGALYEPVGMWMPKNLRPEGTSFYTQGVEVPLDWQGEIPKGFETIELPPCKMLIFQGASYEDEKFNEAINDLWKQTENYNPEIYGFTWDDEIAPKFQLAPMGYRGYIEGRPVKELNK encoded by the coding sequence GCCAAGAGAAAATCGATGCCGTAACGCGTATGCAGCATTATATTTCCGAGCATATACAGGAACCAATTACGCAATATAAGCTTGCGCAGGCAGCCGGATATTCCGAATACTATGCCGCGAGAATATTCAAAGAATTAACCGGAAAACCGCCTTTTGAATATATCAGACGGCTTCGGCTTTCGCAGTCCGCGATTGTTTTGCGTAATGGAAAAGCCAAGATCATTGATGTGGCATTTGATTATGTTTTTGACTCGCATGAAGGATTCACAAGAGCTTTTACAAAGGAGTTCGGCATATCTCCGAAGGAATATTCGAATAACCCCAAGCCGTTAAGGCTCTTTATGCCGTCAAATTTAAACGATTTTTACCTTCTTAAAAATAACAGAAATGAGGGAAAGCTTATGAGCCAAACATCGAATGCTATTTTTGTTCAGATTGTCGATCGCCCGGCAAGAAAAGTAATTATGAAACGAGGGAAAACAGCCACCCACTACTTTGAATTCTGTGAAGAGGTCGGCTGTGATATATGGGGCATATTGTGCGGTATAAAAGGCGCGCTTTATGAGCCTGTTGGCATGTGGATGCCGAAAAACCTTCGTCCGGAAGGAACCTCGTTTTATACGCAGGGCGTTGAAGTACCGCTTGATTGGCAAGGTGAAATTCCCAAAGGTTTTGAAACGATTGAGCTTCCGCCCTGTAAAATGTTGATTTTTCAAGGTGCGTCATATGAAGATGAAAAATTCAATGAGGCCATTAATGATTTATGGAAACAAACCGAAAATTATAACCCCGAAATTTATGGTTTTACCTGGGACGATGAAATTGCCCCAAAGTTCCAGCTTGCTCCAATGGGCTATCGCGGTTATATTGAGGGCAGACCTGTAAAAGAGCTGAATAAATAA
- a CDS encoding family 78 glycoside hydrolase catalytic domain, translated as MNTPDISCFITIPESEQKKFGNPWTNIEKNSKSKKLLPENGINLFKKTICISAIPESAFISATAFGIFDLFVNGRRVGTVEKNGSETFDELKPGWTDYRKRLFYYSYNLVPYLCIGENTVCACVSNGWWNGRISFGFYGNKQCAFYADGEIVSCGEKYSLSTSSGWLAAIAGPVLTADIWDGEYYDARIAPGGMASNIDWTPAKLIEPYTGALNNSDEYPRITARPALSKKPLSAICYSGTKDNGTDFGEINTVCARTGSGCETVSLFPFQTLLIDFGQNIVGRPRIKLHARRGTEVIFYFGELLNDTGMRSRGNDGPKGSIYVENYRSALAKAVYIASGNDNGEEYFPTHTFFGFRYIEIECSDDIYIETLIGEVLGSDTREVSSLVTSNGEINRLYSNILWGQRGNYLSIPTDCPQRDERLGWTGDTQMFCGAAAYNANVLSFLRKWLRDMRDSQSEEGGYCDVNPRVFTNSGNEANAAWGDAGIIIPYKMYIFYGDETVISECFASMEKYMSLLASLEPKGPRTAYGDWLCFEKTDKRYIADCMYAYDTLLMSKMCSVLSEKADNCEARDFYALRKEHYSSLFSTLRSEFYNKYFSGGELSVKTQTSYLLAIKCGLLDNSENGKAVKMLKKKIAENKYVLSTGFVGTGILNMTLSENGLDDEAYSLLMQTECPSWLYSVRQGATTVWERWNSYTLKSGFGDVSMNSFNHYAYGAVGEWMFAFMAGISPCEDEPGFKKLVYCPRPDLRPAEKIPEGQMRMSFVQASFNSPHGKINAEWSIENNAVCYRLSTPVPVRFDLVGVTDESKVTINSIPLPDTDFIPISGLANKNGLIFEAPAGEYNVISRQG; from the coding sequence ATGAACACGCCGGACATCTCATGCTTTATCACAATACCGGAATCCGAACAAAAAAAATTCGGTAATCCATGGACCAATATAGAAAAAAACTCAAAAAGTAAAAAGCTTCTTCCCGAAAACGGTATTAACCTGTTTAAAAAAACTATTTGTATTTCTGCCATACCCGAAAGCGCTTTTATTTCCGCAACTGCTTTTGGCATATTTGATCTGTTTGTCAACGGCAGACGCGTCGGCACTGTCGAAAAAAACGGCTCCGAAACCTTTGACGAGCTAAAGCCCGGATGGACAGATTATCGCAAAAGGCTCTTTTATTATTCATATAACCTCGTTCCGTATTTATGTATCGGTGAAAATACAGTTTGCGCTTGCGTTTCAAACGGATGGTGGAACGGAAGAATTTCATTCGGCTTCTACGGAAACAAGCAATGTGCCTTCTACGCGGACGGCGAAATCGTTTCCTGCGGCGAAAAATATTCACTTTCTACTTCCTCAGGATGGCTTGCTGCGATTGCCGGGCCTGTGTTGACAGCTGATATCTGGGACGGAGAATATTATGATGCCAGAATTGCGCCGGGAGGAATGGCGTCAAATATAGATTGGACGCCCGCAAAGCTTATCGAGCCGTATACGGGCGCGTTAAATAACAGCGATGAATATCCGAGAATAACTGCCCGTCCGGCTTTATCAAAGAAACCATTGAGCGCGATATGCTATTCAGGGACGAAAGATAACGGAACAGATTTCGGTGAAATCAATACTGTCTGCGCTCGTACGGGAAGCGGATGCGAAACGGTTTCGCTTTTCCCTTTTCAAACGCTGCTTATTGATTTCGGCCAGAATATTGTCGGGCGACCGCGAATAAAGCTGCATGCCCGCAGAGGAACAGAAGTAATATTTTATTTCGGAGAATTGCTGAACGATACCGGCATGCGTTCAAGAGGAAACGACGGACCCAAAGGCAGCATATATGTTGAAAATTACCGTTCAGCACTTGCAAAAGCGGTCTATATCGCTTCCGGTAATGATAACGGTGAAGAATATTTCCCTACCCATACCTTTTTCGGCTTCAGATATATCGAAATCGAATGCAGTGACGACATATATATAGAAACTTTAATCGGAGAAGTCCTCGGCAGCGACACGCGTGAGGTCTCTTCTCTCGTGACCTCCAACGGTGAAATCAACAGGCTATATTCGAATATCCTTTGGGGACAGCGCGGTAATTATTTGTCAATTCCGACCGACTGCCCTCAAAGAGACGAGCGTCTCGGATGGACAGGGGACACGCAGATGTTTTGCGGAGCAGCCGCCTATAATGCGAATGTGCTGAGCTTCCTCCGAAAATGGTTGCGCGATATGCGTGATTCCCAGAGTGAAGAAGGCGGATACTGTGATGTAAACCCGCGTGTTTTCACGAATAGCGGAAACGAAGCAAACGCAGCTTGGGGAGATGCCGGGATAATTATTCCGTATAAGATGTATATTTTTTACGGTGACGAAACTGTTATCTCCGAATGCTTTGCATCAATGGAAAAATATATGTCACTGCTCGCCTCGCTTGAACCGAAGGGACCGAGAACCGCTTACGGCGACTGGTTGTGTTTTGAGAAGACAGACAAGCGCTATATAGCCGACTGCATGTACGCATATGACACGCTGCTTATGTCAAAAATGTGCTCCGTTCTTTCCGAAAAAGCCGATAACTGCGAAGCGCGCGATTTTTACGCCCTGAGAAAAGAACATTATTCATCTTTGTTTTCAACACTGAGATCCGAATTTTATAATAAATACTTTTCCGGCGGTGAACTGAGCGTTAAAACACAGACTTCATATCTGCTGGCAATCAAATGCGGCCTTCTTGACAACTCCGAAAATGGGAAGGCTGTAAAAATGCTGAAGAAAAAAATTGCCGAAAACAAGTATGTGCTTTCGACCGGATTTGTCGGCACAGGAATACTGAACATGACGCTTAGCGAAAACGGTCTTGATGACGAAGCATATTCTCTGCTGATGCAGACGGAGTGCCCTTCATGGCTTTACAGCGTCCGGCAGGGCGCGACGACGGTTTGGGAAAGATGGAACTCATATACGCTTAAAAGCGGCTTCGGGGATGTGAGCATGAATTCCTTTAATCACTACGCATACGGAGCGGTAGGAGAATGGATGTTCGCTTTTATGGCGGGCATATCTCCGTGTGAAGATGAACCGGGTTTTAAAAAGCTCGTTTACTGCCCCCGTCCGGATCTGCGCCCGGCAGAGAAAATACCTGAAGGGCAGATGAGAATGAGCTTTGTACAGGCATCGTTTAATTCTCCTCATGGAAAAATCAACGCGGAATGGTCAATCGAAAACAATGCTGTTTGCTATCGCCTTTCCACGCCGGTTCCTGTTAGATTTGATCTTGTCGGCGTAACCGATGAAAGTAAAGTTACGATCAACTCCATTCCGCTGCCGGATACGGATTTTATTCCGATATCGGGACTTGCGAATAAAAACGGCTTAATCTTCGAGGCTCCCGCCGGGGAATATAATGTAATATCCAGACAAGGGTAA
- a CDS encoding NUDIX hydrolase: MTEYMKFLRKHIGHAPAIQCGASVIVENENGDILLQLRKDNNCWGYAGGAVEIGESTEETAKRELYEETGLIADEIELFSVFSGKELHYVYPNGDEVFNIDIVYICKKYHGTINIENDEVNNLMFFSIDNLPDKISSPVIMPIKKYIEIRTKLI, translated from the coding sequence ATGACAGAATATATGAAATTTCTTAGAAAGCATATTGGACACGCTCCCGCTATTCAATGCGGTGCAAGTGTTATTGTTGAAAATGAGAATGGTGATATTCTTTTACAATTACGAAAAGATAATAATTGTTGGGGATATGCAGGGGGAGCTGTAGAAATTGGTGAATCAACTGAAGAAACAGCAAAAAGAGAACTTTATGAAGAAACAGGATTAATTGCTGATGAAATAGAGCTATTTTCTGTTTTTTCGGGTAAAGAATTGCATTATGTTTATCCCAATGGTGACGAAGTTTTTAATATTGATATTGTATATATATGTAAAAAGTATCATGGAACAATAAATATTGAAAACGATGAAGTAAATAATTTGATGTTCTTCTCTATTGATAACCTTCCGGATAAAATTTCTTCGCCTGTTATTATGCCAATAAAAAAATATATTGAAATACGAACAAAATTAATATAA